The genome window tatatatatatatatatatatatatatatatatatatatatatatatatatatatatatatatatatatatatatatatatatatatatatatatatatatatataaaagctcAGGGAGAGTGAAAACGGATGTTAagcgaaatgatgatgatatatatatatatatatatatatatatatatatatatatatatatatatatatatatatatatatatatatatatatatatatagtggtacCTAGCTGTACCTTGATAGAGAAACACTAAAGTACTGCAGCCATAACTCTCCAAGCCCACTGAGACATCTGTTGTTGCAGGCACAGCGCCCAGCCACCATGAACTTCAATCGAGACAGACGGCCAAAGTACCAACACCCCAAGGGAGCTCCAGATGCAGACCTAATCTTTGGGCCAAAGAAAATAAGATGAGATGTGGCTCTTGACCACTTCCAACTGGTGTAACTGAAAATACTTTTTGCCAAATCAGCatcatttttgcttttttttatgttatgGTGCAAGAAGGTGGCAAACCAATTCTGTGATGACATTACTGAATACATATGTGAAAGTTATGATGGAATATTATTTACCATCTTTCTCGATATTTAAAAACATTCAACTTAATATAAGTTATTATATTTTGAAAGTGTTTgataaaatatatgaatgaaaaactTATTGAGTCACACATAGAAGTCAGAAACACGCAGGTAGTCGGTTGGCCTACATGTAGCAGCTTGAGGATTGGCTATATCAGATCTGCCCACCCCATCCACAACTCTACCTAATCTCTACAGGAAACATAAAACTGATGGCAAAACCAGTACAAAGACTACACACTACTATATAGACACGCCTTTATTTTAAAAGATGCAGCAGGGGACTTCCAAACAGGACAAACGCTAATCTGATGCAAGTGTTTTTGACAGATGAGACGTGAAATAGATGTGTTTGTtgagacagaagagaagggatggtgctgctgctgagtGGTGACCCGAATAAACGAGTGACTGAAACCGTGAAAGAGTTCGTGGAAAGAATGTGGTAAGATGCAATATGAATGTGGCAAGATGTAGGTAAtagtatttttccccatgtatcACGTAGGATTCTGTGTGTTCTGTATGTTACAAAGGCTTGATCTGTCGTatcttaattcctttttttcagGTGTTATCAATTGGAGACAAGAGACACAAGACCTGCCGTTATAAAAGTTGATATGGCAGAAGAgtgtaggggagagcggtgatgattcggacagtgggatggtccggccatcgcacttattgtaaagtgtatgggactgagtgccgcgagattttgtgtgaatgcgcaaaactttgttgccttggcccacaaagggacaaccacgccctcagagctgttttTTTGGCtgcaagtcctattttatgtttttttgcatctcgtatgtaatattttcagggtgtatcgtaagctctcgcttcaaaaacgtgctaattagcgagatgtaaattatttcggtgatgcagcgatgcacggcgaaggtattgcagtataacacgatcacccagctctcgtgctggaaaaggagtgtgaccacacatttgctttttatagagtcgtgatgattcggacggttgattttttcatgatttttattaaatttatatcaatttaaacattacAGGTGTTGCAAcgattataaaaaggttaatctggttgatttatattcagatattatgcttgtgagaagagaaggaagacataataccaaaatttttgtgatatttcttgtagttctccttttattttttttcccttctaaatatcaagaggatacttttgtccttatacaaatgtttagtagaagatataatcttgtttattagccaatcaaacttaagttatattaatattatggtgagtgttatgagtgtccgtaccatcccaccccCCTGGcccaaccatcaccacgggtggggatggttcggacgatttagaaacttgtctttcatcacctacatctgaaaactggaaatagctacgagtgtcatattagcagcctaaagacccaaatgatggaggaacattttgagatcaacaaaattacactacctcttaaacttctttttctaaaaatatttttctaaaaagtgtccgaatcataccggctctcccctaatagtggaaactaacaaaagggcatagaaaagcaaagtcaggggaagaaaagagcagaaaaaacaCATCAGTTCAGGGTGAAAAGCAAAGTGTGCTCTGTGGagtaactaagtgcatggtgtgaagcaTAGAAGTGttgaggacctaagaagcgatacaattttttttttcttttacctgtaacgctttgtatcggttcttaggtcctcctcctctcgttcctcttttcttcttattcacacaccttccttttcagtaaTACGTAACTTTCCTAACTGCAATAAAGCGGAATAGGtcaaaagaagagtaagaagtagTCACTTATGAGGCTGTGACATCAAGATTGAGATCAAGCCGACCTCCTCCTTTCAAGATCAAGATTTGTTGTGTTCTTTCGAGGCGGCAAATTTCCGCGTCCCCATTTCCACCCAGCTCCAGAAGTGTCCAGAGAGGCAAGACACAAGGACTGGAACATGTAGGTGGAAGACGGAGATAGGAGAAGTATGGGTAGAGATATAGAAGAGACATGAGTACATTATTTACTAATACTGACAGGGCAGAGTACACCTGACTGGCATGCAGGAGGCCGAGCTGATGTCCAAGGTACTGGCAAAGTTGGGGGTGAGGTTACCAGCTTGTACAGAGAACATCGTATTTCTCGGTTTCTGCCCCGCAAGTACATCAGTAAACCATCGATACTCGTGGTTTTGACACTAATTGGATATCGTCATTGGTGTGGGTGAGAAAGGTTTCGGGGCATTAACTGATGGGCATAATTGAAAAGAGGTacaactcgaaaagtagacatttgtgatggaaatgaggtacaaaatcgtgcaattcactacatctatcactagaaaaacatgaaccccgtcagaaaatcgttggttgggtgaaacggtaaattgtccGGGGaggctcccccccccacccccccatcaacCACCCcactaatataacctaaccttatGTGAGCATAGTTTATGGGGaggcctccccccccccattatTGTAACTCAGGGTACCATTGTCAGGAAAAAGTAAACTAATGTAACCTGACCCACTCCAAACAAATGTAACCTTGGTAAGGCGATGCTCACCCCACTGGTGTATGGCCCtcttgattgactgattgatgacAGGATGTTTGCTGCCTAGTGCTGGAGTAATATTGATTTAATATGTCTTGCATATGTACACACCCTGCTATAAAGCTATCATGATGGATCATACTCAGTTTTCAGGGGCAGGTTTTATTTTAATATTAGAATTATAGGTTTGCATTGAGTTAACATTAATATGTATGCTACTTATACTTCCGATATTAATGAAGTTATGTAAGATTTGGTTAACCTAATCAAGTATCACAGAGGCAGTTCTGGTTCCCACCATGAGCCCTCACAAAACATTCCTCCTTCACTGATGCAGTGGATTTTATTGGTATGTCAGTATTTGGTGGAAGTATGGTAGTTAAAAATGGGCAAAGATGGGGAAGGTTTAAGATGATTGCAACATTCTTTTCAGTATCAAGAAATGTTGACATCATGATTTTCCATTGATGGATATATGCACAAGTTTTACGATCCCTTAAGTAAGAGCCCCATTTTCCATTCTTTGGGCTCTGTTATAGTTCTGAGAAATGAACTCACACTAATCAAATAGTGCTGGCATGTCTGAATGTGTAACACAGTAAATTTGTTCTATTTAGGTCACACGGAAAGATGCTGAAACGAGGTCCCAGTATCTACAATACTCTGCCCAAGGTGATAGCTGAGAGGTCAGCCAGCATCATTGACCTTCCAGATAATGATATGGATCAAGGACCTTTCAAGGAGCAGCTCAAAGAATTTGTTGAATCACATGTTCCCAGGAGTGACAAACATGAAGTCTATGATGAGGTGAGAGTCGCTGCAGGCTGAAAAGATTTGCATTGCCCTACTTTTAATCTATCATTTTTAAATATACTTTGTAATAAATACATAAGCCTCAGTACCAAAGTAAgttgtgtataaaatatattccagccttcttttatctatctatctatatatctatatctatatctatctatctatctatatctatatctatatctatatctatctatctatatatatatatatatatatatatatatatatatatatatatatatatatatatatatatatatatatatatatatatatatatatatatatatatatatatatatatatatatatatatatatatatatatatatatattgttatgaatacagttaactgacgtctaggggATGATTTGCGTTGAAAAGatagctaactgtgacataacataattgtaaggttaagtgaaagtaaatggtaattttatttattattaaaaCTTAACCTAATAAGACAAATAATTACTTGACATCAGAAGAGAACATATGACAAAATGGGCAATGCTATAATGACAAGAGTAAAtggtttggttcactgaggtCTTTAGTTAGTTACAATTATAAATGAGGAATCAAGTATGAAAATTACCTTTGAGGAACCAAATATGAATTACAATTGTGGAAagaaatacagtcgtccctcaaatagtacggtttcggttttatacggattgtcatggaagaatttttttaggatttttaaatttcctactcgtggcaccaagtagccatggcgtgagtggcaacactgttctaccaatacacctgctgaaagcaccccaaggcattcgagaaaggtgttcaccttgcagaagaattcagatttaggaaaagTTACGTTTTTGGATGAGTTAAGttgtggtagggagagcatatcatgtaaatgagagcagtgttcgctgtatctatcatagtgtaaaagaaaatcttactgcagtaactgccagtgctgcaagagtggagataaaggccgtcctttaaCTAAGcttcgtcgttgctatggtaatggcgtctcactcACAGCAAAATAGCgcacgctgatcttcctggcgtcGTTTAAcgtgcattactagctgtcctggctgacgaactctgtacaacagaagatgaaaaggaagctgcagtggttatggtggcacagagaggtggaatgcaatggaaacacttacatGTGTTTGTtttggccgccatatttgctgatgacgtcatcacagcacgaaggcactccacctctcaaagccgggtgCCAGCGGACGTGCCgggttggcaactcgtgctgccgtatcacgcgtttgagagcactcgggacgttccCGATTCCTTCtttcaaacgcagcccaggagtgtaCTCTGGCTAATGGAATGGAAAAGGGTTGATGAAAGTCTTTGATGTACACCTTGTCACCTGTATAACATTGCTCTATATCTGGGAATGCTGACTTCAGTATGATTGATTGAGCGGAGGCAGTGTCTCTTATGATTCTGACCTTATGAACATTATTGGGGTCAAGGTGGACATTTCCTGTTGATCTAAAAGGCTTAAAGGGATCGTTAGGTGGAGTGGCTATGAGGGGAACTTGAAGAGAAGCCACTGGTTTTGAAAATTGGGCCTTAGCTGCTTTGCATTTGGGATTAGGACAGTTATTTATGAGGTGGCCCGGTTGTTTGCAAAATGAGCAGAAGAGAGATGTCAGGGATCCACTGCCTACCGGCTTAACCAACCCTGAACCACCTGCGCCTGACTTTACAGTTGATGCAGCCTCGGCTTTTCTCTCTCCCGAGGAGGCAGGACGATTAATCAGGGAAAAAACGTCTGCTAACTGGGCGGCTTTGATTAAGTCAGTTTCCTCCTTGTTGGTGATGTGGAGCATTATAGAATATGGTAACTTCCTTTTGAATTCTTCCAGTGCTACAATATTAACAAGCTCGTCAAAAGTTGTTATAGCGGCTGATTTTGAGCCAACGGCGAAGAGCCCGAAGCTTTTCAGATGCAAACTCCAAATAGGTCTGGTGAGGAGTTTTAGACATCTTGTGGAAGGCTTGTCGGTAGCCCTCGGTTGTTATGGAATAGGCTGCCAAAATTCCTTTTTTAACGAGGTCAtaattgtaacgggcttgtcggggggcgtttaaagggtgttgattaagacttcagcttccttaaggcgaattatattcgtagcctttatgtacaagaagcgacggagcgagagcgactgtcgttgtgtgtcagtcggactctcgtgaaggagtggcgagttacagattggaaaataattgttacaattggtcacgtatgtcaaggtgacctccacgcaccatcggagtgcgaagtatacaaaactgggacggtaaacactgacggacgacattcctataaggtggcgtgatctatctgtcgtgggtttttccattgacaattgtatgcctaatttgtggtgatattaaataataataatacattaatatcctactataacataaTCAGTGTTGTTTTCGAGACCATTCAAGATAGTTAAAGCTTTAGGAGTGAGTTCAAGTTTAAGCAGCCATGTCCAGTCTTCTCTAGGGAGCTTGAATTGTTCAGCTGAACTTTTGAACTCTCCAAAGAAAGTCTCTGGATCTTTATCAGAGAATTGAGGGAGTAAAGGTAGGTATTTAGTGATCTTAGTTTTATGCTGAGGCTGAATAGTTGATTTTAATTGAAACATTTGCAATTcatgctctctttctttttctttttccatccattGCATTTGtgcatattctctttctctttctttctctagctTTTCATATTCTAGTTTCATCTGCAGAGATTGCATTTTTACTTTCTCGATCTCCAGCAGAAGGCTTGAGTCTTGAGGTGGAGTGGGACAGGGGTTTTCTTCCCCAAGATGAGCTAAAATGAGggttcttaatttctctttttgaatgtcagaagggaaagagatactAAAGTTCTGAGCGATATATTTTAAGTCATTTTTAGTTATTTTGGCCTCTTTCAGCTCAGCGACCGACGGGTTACCGACAAATTCATCCAAGTTGAGAACGTGCGCCATAATGAATCAAGTTGCTAATGCAAGGAAGCTTTATGAGCTTGATAAGATGTCGAGGAATCAACCTAAGTACTTCCGAGTCCTTACCCAAAGTTAATTCGTGACATAAGTTTCGTTGACTTCGAGTCGAGTTAGGATTAAGTTGGACTTGAGTTGAAGTTAGTTTAGTAAGATTGAGTTGAATCAAAACGATTGAAGTTAAAGTGTGACTCGTATTTAGGAGAGTCGAGTTGAGTCAATTGACTTGGGATGAGGCGAGTGAAGTGAGATGCCTCGAGGGGAGGGGAGCGACCCCTAAGTGTGTGCTTCTGAAGAGGTAACGAACCAGTTGAATGTTAGCGATAAATCGATACCCCAAGCGATTTAACAAGAACTAACATTAAGTACTCTTGAGAGTTTGAGGACTGTGAATGCTACTTTCAAGCTTAAAGATTTGATTTGGAACATCGCTGGTTCCGATAAGTTAGTCTGAGTCTCGAGTTTGGGTGAAAGGTAAAATCACTGAGGAATAATCCGATGCGACGTCAACACTTATCTCTTACCGTGTGCACGTGCGAAGATGTCTAACGCCTCATCACCAGGCCTTCGTGTAGTGAAAATTTTAAAGGCACAACTCGCACGATCACCAacaagaggcggtggctgagtcgtcaaaaaCGCCCGTCGTTCAGGAGAGAGaccgagttcaatccccgcctgtgccaccaagctgggattttttcagCCAGTGGCTTAAAAAAAAGGATCACGTGGGTCCAGAAGACCCACATCAACCCGACTTCAGAGGATAGGATCAAACAAGAATGTGAACAACCAGAAACACTCAGGGCTGAAAGTGTAACAAAGTGGAAGTTATGTGTAAATCCCGGACAGTCCCCCAAAtgttatgaatacagttaactgacgtctaggggatgatttgtgttgaaaagatagctaactgtgacataacataattgtaaggttaagtgaaagTAAACGGtagttttacttattattaaaacttaacctaataagacaaataattacttgacatcagaagagaacatatgacaaaataggcaatgctataatgacaagagtaagtggtttggttcactgaggtgtttaATTAGTTACAATTATAAATGAGGAATCAAGTATGAGAATTACCTTTGAGGAACCAAATATGAATTACAATTGTGGAACGAAATATTGGTTCACTGAGGCGTTTAGTTGAGAGTTAGAATTACACATAaggaacacaaatatatatatatgtgagaatgagtatgtggatagatgtgtgtctgtaagtgtgtgagtgtgtgtgtcagaccccaTGGTGAATCCTGGTTAGCTCGGACAAGTGAAGAGTCCTTGCGTCCTCGGGAGAGTGAGCTACCTCGGATGAGACTGCCGGGGTTAGCAGTTGGAGGTATATTTATAACCTTGGCGGGCGAGACGGTCCGCGAAGTGTGAGGCTTCGGACATTCAGCTGAATGGTGGGCGAAGCTTCGATGTGGAGTCACGAGTCCTTGAGTGAATGCGCTGGTGCGGCTGGAGCTTCGAGGATTCGTGCGTGAGTTAGTTATTGGTGAAGTGGTGATGTTTGATGGCGCGCTTCGAGGCTCAAGTTAGACGAGGGTACCATAACAATATTGATATATTCTCCCTTTATTTCATAATACTATTCTGAAATGTAAccattgatttttattttttaattttttttatggacATGAGATCATTGTAAATTACAGCCAGATGATGCAGACCATTCCCCATTTGTCACATTCTGTTGATTCCATGTCATTCACCACATTTTTTTATTCACCACAGCTGAGAAAAGGATTCTTATTGAtggagaagaaagcaagaataCGGCCACACAAGTCCCTCAGGCAACCAGAGAAGAAACAGCATCAAGCCCCATCTCACAGGGGCAAGAAGCGCCTCACAGGTCAGGAGAGGCGGGATTTGGGCCTCCACCGTGTCGACAAATTCAACAAGACCTTCAAGATGTTCATTCCTATACATGATTTATGGAAGAGCTATGCCCAGGAGCTGCTCCATATCAGCCACTTTATAGAGAGTGGCTGGAAAGGGGATGCCAGGGACTCCAAAACTGAAACCCTCCAAAACAGAGTCAGGAAGATAGACTACTTTGGCTGCTTTCTCCGTGTTACTCGATCTCGGTGCTCTGAATACATAGGGATCCAAGGGATTGTTATCAGGGAGACAAAGAACACCTTTGTAATGGTGTGTCCAGACAACAGTGTAAAAACCATCCCCAAAATGCACAGTGAATTCAGCTTTGTGGTGGAGGGTGTTGGCTTCTCCATCATGGGGAATCACTTGCATCAGCGACCGGCAGCAAGAGCCAAACACAACTTCAAGAAGTTATGTCTTTGGTTGTGATATATTGGATTCTCATGTTATTGACCTTAGATGTGAAAAGATCATGTAAAGAAGAGTAACAAGCATTGCAGCGTTTCTTTTTGCTTGTTTGCTATTTGTTacccttttctgtctcctttttccgTGAAGAAAGTGCAGCTACTTTGTAGTTGATGCAGATTCAGATCCTTGGTGGAGGCtggttgtttgtatttttttcatgtacAATTGACGTCATGTAGCTTGTCATACTTCTCTCGTGAATCTTAATCTGGTAAAAAATTCTGCACCAAAGAAATAATGGATAATTTATTTGGAAAGTTATTTTAAATGGGCAATGATGACAAAAGCAAATTTCTAATTTCCAAATTACAGTGATTTTATAAATCTTTTACTTTGAGACAATGTTAAACATTTTCATAGCCCACAGAACATCCCAGTCTACCCCTTATCCCCTATATTTTGTTTCATGGCCAATCTACACAATGTCCCACATAGCCTATCCCTATCTTGTGTTCTATGTCTCTGCTGCTGTGCTGGAAGAAGTATCAGGTCCACCGAAATCATATCCCAGGCACCCCCACCAGGCTTCATATCTAAAGTTTACCTCCTCATTCAACATTCAAATTCCTTGCTCCCCCTTCCCAATACAAGTTTttcccttcctaacacacacacacacacatacaccagttAAAGGTATTCCTCTCCTCCCATACACCAGACACTTTCTTCCCCCACTCCTAGCCAACATTTCCATCCCCACCCTCGCTACAAACACACCAGTTCCTCCCATCCCACACACCATTCCagccccacctccctccctccctgcaacgTCAGGTCCTTGCTGTGCTCAGGAAAATTTATAAgggccgagaagaatcgattcagccggcacccggtaccggtacctggtgccgggaagactcatgatcactcggcactgagcattgccgctagtaccggtaccgtttggatcttagtgacgctcggcgctcgcccgtcgCCATGTAGTTTGGGCCCTTTAGAGACGCTTTAAAcctaaggccggtgtcacactgcgcggtttcgccgcgcggcagCGCTAACCTCAaggttgtttgtgtccttgaggcAGAAGGAGTACTTAAAGAGCCCACATGCCTGAGAAATTGGGTTCACCCATTTTACGCTGAGAGGGAaactagtgaaaagtttgagaagttttatgagaatatgtggtgttagtgagctctgatctccgtccaagggcacattgcattcaagctagaaatcgagcaaacagagtactgggttttatatcaaggagcgtaagcaagtgccgaagtcttcctcaaactacatttagcattagttagacctcatcttgattatgcggttccgTTCTGGTCAGAtaactatagaatggatataaaaatgttagagtcggtgcagagaaggataactaagatgattcaagagttacgaaacttgccatacgaggaaagacacaGTTAACCTTACAttctttagaaaggcgaagggtgcgtggagacatgatcgaggtttataaatggatgaagggctgtaaTGGGAGATATTAAAAAGGTTCTGtcggtaagagaaccgggtaggacacgtagtaatgggtttaaactggatagatTCAGATGCAACAAGGAACTAGGCAAAAAATGGTTTaataacagagtggtagatgagtggaacaggctgagtcatgtggtgagtgccagtacaattgtcgcattaaaaaatagattagataaattcatggacagcgatattaggtggggttagattcacgggagcttcggttcaaaggagctgccttgtacaggcctaccggcctcttgcagactcctacgttcttatgttcttatgttgttaaTTACCGAATGACTAAGGCTTCATTTGATAATTTGCTGCAACTTCTAAGGTctcatctccaaacaaaacacacagttcaGGAGGTCAATATCTGCCGAGGAAagattgacaattacactaattgaataaacaaatcaacgtcaa of Eriocheir sinensis breed Jianghai 21 chromosome 2, ASM2467909v1, whole genome shotgun sequence contains these proteins:
- the LOC127001595 gene encoding ribonuclease P protein subunit p29-like → MSHGKMLKRGPSIYNTLPKVIAERSASIIDLPDNDMDQGPFKEQLKEFVESHVPRSDKHEVYDELRKGFLLMEKKARIRPHKSLRQPEKKQHQAPSHRGKKRLTGQERRDLGLHRVDKFNKTFKMFIPIHDLWKSYAQELLHISHFIESGWKGDARDSKTETLQNRVRKIDYFGCFLRVTRSRCSEYIGIQGIVIRETKNTFVMVCPDNSVKTIPKMHSEFSFVVEGVGFSIMGNHLHQRPAARAKHNFKKLCLWL